One part of the Oncorhynchus clarkii lewisi isolate Uvic-CL-2024 chromosome 7, UVic_Ocla_1.0, whole genome shotgun sequence genome encodes these proteins:
- the LOC139413114 gene encoding muscleblind-like protein 2a isoform X11 yields the protein MLAQQMPFMFPGTTMQPTMQSFPINQGLGSSPGLSYAPYLTHMTHSMGMMPTEMLQPSTQSIIVPGSPPCSMQSSSSNQKLLRTDKLEVCREFQRGNCARGETDCRFAHPSDSPMIDTSDNTVTVCMDYIKSRCSREKCKYFHPPAHLQAKIKAAQHQANQTAVAAQAAAMTQSTAKAMKRPLEATVELAFPHGCLQPLPKRPALEKSNGASSLFHPSMLHYQQALANAQLQQQTAFCGFPTGSVLCMTPASSLVPMMYSAAPATISATTTPATSVPYAAAAPANQIILK from the exons ATGTTGGCTCAACAGATGCCTTTCATGTTCCCTGGCACGACCATGCAGCCTACCATG CAGTCGTTTCCTATTAACCAGGGCCTGGGCTCCAGCCCGGGTCTGAGCTATGCTCCCTACCTGACCCACATGACCCACAGCATGGGCATGATGCCCACCGAGATGCTCCAGCCCAGCACCCAGAGTATCATCGTTCCCGGCAGCCCTCCCTGCTCCATGCAGAGCTCCTCCTCCAACCAGAAGCTGCTACGCACGGACAAGCTCGAG GTGTGCCGGGAGTTCCAGCGGGGCAACTGTGCGCGTGGCGAGACGGACTGCCGCTTCGCTCACCCCAGCGACAGCCCTATGATTGACACCAGCGACAACACGGTGACCGTGTGCATGGACTACATCAAGTCACGCTGCTCCCGGGAGAAGTGCAAGTACTTCCACCCGCCGGCCCACCTGCAGGCCAAGATCAAGGCTGCGCAGCACCAGGCCAACCAGACAGCCGTGGCCGCACAAGCCGCCGCCAtg ACTCAGTCGACTGCCAAAGCAATGAAGCGACCCCTCGAGGCAACTGTAGAACTG GCGTTCCCCCACGGCTGCCTGCAGCCCCTACCAAAGAGACCAGCGCTTGAGAAGAGCAACGGGGCCAGCTCGCTCTTTCACCCCAGTATGTTGCACTACCAGCAGGCCTTGGCCAACGCACAGCTGCAGCAGCAGACGGCTTTCTGTGGCTTTCCCACAG GGTCAGTCTTGTGCATGACTCCTGCTAGCAGCCTTG TACCCATGATGTACAGTGCTGCGCCTGCTACTATCTCTGCAACAACAACTCCTGCCACAAGTGTCCCCTACGCAGCAGCAGCGCCAGCCAATCAG